One Fontisphaera persica DNA window includes the following coding sequences:
- a CDS encoding C-GCAxxG-C-C family protein, with product MSNQSSNSQCAQAAVAHFQQGYACSQAVVAAFAPKLGFSMEAVLKAAAGFGGGLGRQAQTCGAVNGACIVIGLRYGSTDPNDKDAKEFTYHTVREFCRQFRARHKSLQCRELLGCDISTPEGLALARDKKLFATQCPKFVGEAAEILEQLI from the coding sequence ATGAGCAATCAGTCCTCCAACAGCCAGTGCGCCCAGGCCGCCGTGGCGCATTTCCAGCAAGGTTATGCCTGCTCGCAGGCCGTGGTGGCGGCGTTTGCGCCCAAACTGGGTTTCAGCATGGAGGCGGTGTTGAAGGCCGCCGCCGGCTTTGGCGGCGGGCTGGGGCGGCAGGCGCAAACGTGCGGGGCAGTGAATGGCGCCTGCATTGTCATTGGGCTGCGTTATGGCTCAACGGACCCGAATGACAAGGACGCCAAGGAATTCACCTACCACACCGTGCGCGAGTTCTGCCGGCAATTCCGCGCCCGCCACAAATCCCTGCAATGCCGCGAACTGCTGGGCTGCGACATCAGCACGCCGGAAGGGCTGGCATTGGCGCGGGACAAAAAACTCTTTGCCACCCAATGCCCCAAGTTTGTGGGAGAGGCAGCGGAAATTCTTGAGCAACTCATCTGA
- a CDS encoding sodium:solute symporter family protein, with translation MHWLDLVIIVLYFALMVGVGVWVSQKAAQSAESYFLAGKSLPWWIIGIAHGSSGVDITGTMWFVTMLYVYGAKGIWLLWIWPLFNVIFRMVYLGAWVRRSNVLTGAEWMRTRFGKNLGSELAYLSVVLYALVSVVGFLSYAFQGIGKFAKSFLPWPLPAEVYGTLIMVVSGAYCILGGMYSVVLNDLVQFGLILLAAVIIAAVAIAVTSPEQITAAVPAGWEELFFGWRLNLDWSGLVPQLNDKIYGPQGDGYSLYFLFIGMLLFKGILVSMAGPTPNYAIQHVLSTRSPREAALENFMMAIVSLAPRFLLIAGIAVIGLVHFSPELAKMAAAGQKLDFEKILPEVVNQYLPVGAKGLVLAGLLAAFMSTFVSTTNSGVAYIVNDIYKRYLKPDASQQKLVWMGYFWSLMVILAGIGFGFHTGSVQKVTEWVANALVPAFVAPNVLKWHWWRFNGWGFFAGMVSGTAAAVIKLFVPLSPTVTSLVIIGISMIFSVGVCLLTPPEDKAVLKRFYLTVRPWGWWRPIHALCAAEHPRLQANRDAARDWFNIGVGLVWQIAMVAAPIYLVIRNWPRFWACVIVFVATSLVLKFTWYDRLEKEHEMYLTDYEDKPASPTKV, from the coding sequence ATGCACTGGCTGGACCTGGTTATTATTGTCCTCTATTTCGCCCTGATGGTGGGGGTGGGGGTCTGGGTTTCCCAAAAAGCGGCGCAAAGCGCGGAGTCCTATTTTCTGGCGGGCAAAAGCCTGCCGTGGTGGATTATTGGCATTGCGCACGGCTCCAGCGGCGTGGACATCACGGGCACGATGTGGTTTGTGACGATGCTCTACGTATATGGCGCCAAGGGCATCTGGCTGTTGTGGATTTGGCCGCTGTTTAACGTCATTTTCCGCATGGTGTACCTGGGGGCGTGGGTGCGGCGCTCGAATGTCCTCACCGGCGCGGAATGGATGCGCACGCGTTTTGGCAAAAACCTCGGCTCGGAGCTGGCCTACCTGAGCGTGGTGTTGTACGCGCTGGTGAGCGTGGTGGGCTTTTTGAGCTATGCCTTTCAGGGCATCGGCAAGTTCGCCAAATCCTTTCTTCCCTGGCCCCTGCCGGCTGAAGTTTATGGCACCCTCATCATGGTGGTGTCCGGGGCGTATTGCATTTTGGGCGGCATGTACAGTGTGGTGTTGAATGACCTCGTTCAGTTTGGGTTGATTCTGCTGGCCGCGGTCATCATTGCGGCAGTGGCCATCGCGGTGACTTCGCCGGAGCAGATTACCGCCGCCGTGCCGGCGGGGTGGGAGGAGCTGTTTTTTGGCTGGCGATTGAACCTGGACTGGAGCGGCCTGGTGCCGCAATTAAACGACAAGATTTACGGCCCGCAGGGAGATGGTTATTCGCTGTATTTTCTGTTCATCGGCATGTTGCTCTTCAAGGGCATCCTGGTGAGCATGGCCGGGCCCACGCCCAATTACGCCATCCAGCACGTGCTCTCCACCCGGAGCCCGCGCGAGGCAGCGCTGGAGAATTTCATGATGGCGATTGTGTCGCTGGCGCCGCGGTTCCTCTTGATTGCCGGCATTGCGGTCATTGGCCTGGTCCATTTCAGTCCGGAGCTGGCCAAAATGGCGGCGGCGGGCCAGAAACTGGATTTCGAGAAAATCCTGCCCGAGGTGGTCAATCAATACCTGCCGGTGGGGGCCAAGGGGCTGGTTCTGGCAGGACTGCTGGCAGCGTTCATGAGCACGTTTGTTTCCACCACCAACTCGGGCGTGGCGTACATTGTCAACGACATTTACAAACGCTACCTCAAACCGGATGCCTCCCAGCAAAAGCTGGTGTGGATGGGCTATTTCTGGTCGCTCATGGTCATTCTGGCGGGCATCGGGTTTGGCTTTCACACAGGCTCCGTGCAAAAGGTGACGGAGTGGGTGGCCAACGCGTTGGTGCCGGCCTTCGTGGCGCCCAACGTGCTGAAATGGCACTGGTGGCGCTTCAATGGCTGGGGTTTTTTTGCCGGCATGGTCAGCGGCACGGCGGCGGCGGTCATCAAATTGTTTGTCCCCCTCAGTCCCACGGTGACCTCGCTGGTCATCATCGGCATCAGCATGATTTTTTCCGTGGGGGTCTGCCTGCTCACCCCGCCGGAGGACAAGGCCGTGCTGAAACGCTTTTATCTCACCGTGCGGCCCTGGGGCTGGTGGCGGCCCATTCATGCGCTGTGCGCGGCGGAGCATCCGCGTCTCCAAGCCAACCGGGATGCGGCGCGGGATTGGTTCAACATTGGCGTGGGCCTGGTCTGGCAGATTGCCATGGTGGCCGCGCCCATTTACCTGGTCATCCGCAACTGGCCGCGCTTTTGGGCGTGTGTCATCGTGTTCGTCGCGACTTCCCTTGTGCTCAAGTTCACCTGGTACGACCGTCTGGAAAAGGAACACGAGATGTACCTGACGGATTACGAGGACAAACCAGCCTCCCCCACCAAGGTCTGA
- a CDS encoding glycoside hydrolase family 43 protein: protein MLATLGAGCLLGAEAAPRPAAPAAFEPGKVWLDTQGNPIRSHAGGILEREGVYYWYGQERAGRPSGVTVYRSRDLLNWEPLGLALPREVLPEEARERGVCERPKVLWNAKTRRYVMWMHLDNRQYTYAMAGVAVSEKPEGPFAFLEAFRPVRFDFGYPENDRCRQKELGNTFRDMNLFLDDDGQAYVFYASEDNRTMYIVRLNEAFTRPAEPLVQGRTWARILVDQYREAPAPFKYRNKYYLITSGCTGWNPNAADLSVANSLFGPWTSRGNPCVGPERHLTFRAQSTFVLPAPGKPPGCFIFMADRWEPKRLEQSTHVWLPFVVREDTLLLEFRERWDFSIYDALRGGQ from the coding sequence TTGCTGGCGACCTTGGGAGCAGGTTGCTTGCTGGGCGCGGAAGCCGCTCCCCGTCCGGCCGCACCCGCCGCCTTTGAACCGGGCAAGGTCTGGCTGGACACGCAGGGCAACCCCATTCGCTCCCATGCGGGCGGCATTCTGGAGCGCGAGGGCGTTTATTATTGGTACGGACAGGAGCGGGCCGGCCGGCCCAGTGGGGTGACGGTGTATCGCTCGCGGGATTTATTGAACTGGGAGCCGCTGGGTCTGGCCCTGCCCCGGGAAGTGTTGCCGGAGGAGGCGCGGGAACGCGGCGTGTGCGAGCGGCCCAAAGTCCTGTGGAATGCGAAAACCCGCCGCTATGTGATGTGGATGCATCTGGACAACCGGCAATACACGTATGCCATGGCGGGGGTGGCGGTGAGCGAGAAACCCGAAGGCCCGTTTGCCTTCCTTGAGGCTTTTCGGCCCGTTCGCTTTGACTTTGGCTATCCCGAAAATGACCGTTGCCGCCAAAAGGAGCTGGGCAACACCTTCCGCGACATGAATCTCTTTTTGGATGACGACGGCCAGGCCTATGTGTTTTACGCCTCGGAAGACAATCGCACCATGTACATCGTGCGGTTGAATGAGGCCTTTACCCGTCCGGCGGAGCCCCTGGTGCAGGGCCGCACTTGGGCGCGCATTCTGGTGGACCAATACCGCGAAGCGCCCGCGCCGTTCAAATATCGCAACAAGTACTACCTCATTACCTCCGGCTGCACGGGATGGAACCCCAACGCCGCAGATTTAAGCGTGGCCAACAGCTTGTTTGGCCCGTGGACCAGCCGCGGCAATCCATGCGTGGGGCCGGAGCGTCATCTCACGTTTCGCGCACAGAGCACTTTTGTGCTGCCCGCGCCGGGCAAGCCCCCCGGTTGCTTCATTTTCATGGCGGACCGCTGGGAACCCAAACGCCTGGAGCAATCCACCCATGTTTGGCTGCCGTTTGTGGTGCGCGAGGATACCCTGTTATTGGAGTTTCGCGAGCGATGGGATTTTTCCATTTATGACGCCCTGCGGGGCGGTCAATAG
- a CDS encoding SLBB domain-containing protein: MKATTLSIVGALAFAGWVGSLSVLGQDTEKIDKFRRELDERNRAEAVMRNLSGRQGEAQRTVERLQRKKADLTRDMNYYKSRLERATKDADMISKMTPVDKELLDSVKKDVEYYQGRYRVVEDELTKTEAELAAAVKALQESYQASLKEKILLPGQVVQLFVLEDETFNGLYQVREGGYLVLPRVGRVSVIGKDFEGAAAAIKAELEKTQLRNATVMLEISSGIYGEEESDVIYLAGEFRTTGPLRTPKGIQPTLVTTILRAGGLTPSADLTRVKLLRLEGGNALVEEVNVQAILDGNGLQSDLALAPGDVIVVPAFAPVIYVTGNVRSPGVLRLSPDEELTAYAAILRCGGFSRFAKLSGVYVLRDRGAGEKVKIPVNIKQLQAGQRADVILQGKDIVVVPEKFFSF; the protein is encoded by the coding sequence ATGAAAGCTACCACGTTATCCATTGTTGGCGCCTTGGCGTTTGCCGGTTGGGTGGGCTCGTTGTCGGTGTTGGGCCAGGACACCGAGAAAATTGACAAGTTCCGCCGGGAACTGGATGAGCGCAACCGGGCCGAAGCGGTCATGCGCAACCTCTCCGGCCGGCAGGGCGAAGCCCAGCGGACCGTGGAGCGGTTGCAACGCAAGAAGGCCGACCTCACCCGCGACATGAATTATTACAAGTCGCGGCTGGAGCGCGCCACCAAAGACGCCGACATGATTTCCAAAATGACGCCCGTGGACAAGGAGCTGCTCGACAGCGTCAAAAAGGACGTCGAGTACTACCAGGGCCGCTACCGCGTGGTGGAAGATGAGTTGACCAAGACCGAAGCCGAGCTGGCTGCCGCCGTCAAGGCGCTCCAGGAAAGCTACCAGGCCTCCCTGAAGGAAAAAATCCTGCTCCCCGGCCAGGTGGTTCAGTTGTTTGTGCTGGAGGACGAAACCTTCAACGGCCTGTATCAAGTGCGCGAAGGCGGTTACCTGGTGCTGCCGCGCGTGGGCCGCGTTTCGGTCATCGGCAAGGATTTTGAAGGGGCGGCGGCCGCCATCAAGGCCGAGCTGGAGAAGACCCAGTTGCGCAACGCCACGGTGATGCTGGAAATTTCCTCAGGCATCTACGGCGAAGAAGAATCCGACGTGATTTACCTGGCCGGCGAGTTTCGCACCACCGGCCCCCTGCGCACCCCCAAGGGCATCCAGCCCACGCTGGTGACCACGATTTTGCGCGCCGGCGGGTTGACGCCCTCGGCGGATTTGACGCGGGTGAAACTGCTCCGCCTCGAAGGCGGCAACGCGCTGGTGGAGGAAGTCAACGTGCAGGCGATTCTGGATGGCAACGGCCTGCAATCAGACCTTGCTCTGGCGCCGGGCGATGTCATCGTGGTGCCGGCTTTCGCGCCCGTGATTTACGTGACCGGCAATGTGCGCAGCCCGGGCGTGCTGCGGCTCAGCCCGGATGAGGAATTGACCGCTTATGCGGCCATTCTGCGCTGCGGCGGCTTCTCCCGTTTTGCCAAACTCAGCGGCGTATATGTGCTGCGGGACCGCGGGGCTGGCGAAAAGGTCAAGATTCCGGTGAACATCAAGCAATTGCAGGCCGGCCAGCGCGCCGATGTCATCCTGCAAGGCAAGGACATCGTGGTGGTGCCGGAAAAATTCTTCAGCTTCTAG
- a CDS encoding sodium:solute symporter, giving the protein MTPALILGCIGVFFVVLVTIAWRTGRHAGAHAYFLGERKSPWYILAFGLIGESLSGVTFISVPGQVGLQQFGYFQMVMGYAIGYLIIAGVLLPLYYRLNLTSIYSYLFGRYGPRTQKVGSTFFLVSRLLGAAARLYLTAGVIQYFVLDAWGVPFAATVAFMILLMMAYTFKGGIKTIVWTDTFLSSFLLLGLFLSIVLIARQMDLGVGGVWAALWEGAYSRVFFWDWQAKTFFPKQFIGGMVVAVCMTGLDQNMMQRNLSARTLPEAQKNIRWFAVIVMIVNLAFLCLGALLHTYADARGIAKPANLDHLFPLLALQHLGLLAGLMFIIGLTSATFASADTVLTTLTTSFCIDILDMERRPQWDEAFKTRLRHQVHVFFALLLLLVILTFKALDAREVILLVLKLANYTYGPLLGLFFFGLFTRIRVEDRWTPLACLLPPVMCYVLEVNGPRWFAGYQFSNELLLVNGLLTALGLWLARLRTPAAGASLAA; this is encoded by the coding sequence ATGACGCCCGCGTTGATATTGGGCTGCATCGGGGTGTTTTTTGTGGTGCTGGTGACCATTGCCTGGCGGACAGGCCGGCACGCCGGCGCGCACGCGTATTTTCTCGGCGAACGCAAGTCGCCGTGGTACATCCTGGCTTTTGGTTTGATTGGGGAGTCGTTGTCGGGGGTGACGTTCATATCGGTGCCGGGGCAGGTGGGGCTGCAGCAGTTTGGTTATTTTCAAATGGTGATGGGGTATGCGATTGGGTACCTGATCATCGCGGGGGTTTTGTTGCCGCTGTATTACCGGCTGAATCTCACTTCGATTTACAGCTACTTGTTTGGGCGGTACGGGCCGCGCACGCAGAAGGTGGGTTCGACTTTTTTTCTGGTGTCGCGGTTGCTGGGGGCGGCGGCACGGCTGTATTTGACAGCCGGGGTTATTCAATATTTTGTGCTGGATGCGTGGGGGGTGCCGTTTGCGGCGACGGTGGCGTTCATGATTTTGTTGATGATGGCCTATACGTTCAAGGGCGGCATTAAAACGATCGTGTGGACGGACACCTTTTTGTCGTCGTTTCTTTTGCTGGGCTTGTTTCTTTCGATTGTGTTGATTGCGCGGCAGATGGATTTGGGGGTGGGTGGGGTGTGGGCGGCGTTGTGGGAGGGGGCGTACTCGCGGGTTTTCTTTTGGGACTGGCAGGCCAAGACGTTTTTTCCCAAGCAGTTTATCGGGGGCATGGTGGTGGCGGTGTGCATGACGGGGCTGGATCAGAACATGATGCAGCGTAATTTGAGCGCGCGCACGCTGCCGGAGGCGCAGAAAAACATCCGGTGGTTTGCGGTGATTGTGATGATTGTGAATCTGGCGTTTTTGTGTCTGGGGGCGTTGTTGCACACTTATGCTGATGCGCGGGGCATCGCCAAGCCGGCCAATCTGGATCATTTGTTTCCGTTGCTGGCTCTGCAGCATCTGGGGCTGCTGGCGGGGTTGATGTTCATTATTGGGCTGACGTCCGCCACGTTTGCGAGCGCCGACACGGTGCTCACCACGTTGACCACCAGCTTTTGCATAGACATTCTGGACATGGAGCGGCGCCCGCAGTGGGATGAGGCATTCAAGACGCGATTGCGGCATCAGGTGCACGTGTTTTTTGCGCTGTTGTTGTTGCTGGTGATTTTGACGTTCAAGGCCTTGGATGCCCGCGAGGTGATATTGCTGGTGTTGAAGCTGGCCAATTATACGTATGGGCCGCTGTTGGGGTTGTTTTTCTTTGGTCTGTTCACCCGCATCCGGGTGGAGGATCGGTGGACGCCGCTGGCTTGTTTGCTGCCACCGGTGATGTGCTACGTGTTGGAGGTTAACGGCCCGCGATGGTTTGCCGGTTACCAGTTCAGCAACGAGTTGTTGTTGGTGAATGGTCTGCTGACGGCCCTGGGCTTGTGGCTGGCCCGGCTGAGAACGCCGGCGGCGGGGGCCTCGCTTGCGGCATGA
- a CDS encoding glycosidase, producing MKLERFAGNPILAPHPDHPWEDLAVFNPAAYYDAEKGEVLLLYRAAESHPDYKCYFGLAKSRDGYHFERVSDRPAMDISREGFDGATIQDPRIVKMGEWFYVTYACRHFPFGQFWVPGGRDRYVKPDVGEEFPRYLRLNATLTGLAMTRDFQHWIRAGWITNPLLDDRDAILFPEKVNGKFVLMHRPLEWVGPEYGTEHPCAWIAFSDDLLGFPFVRSRLLIKNKYPWEAAKLGINTPPIRTAHGWFTLYHAVGPDKFYRLGALLLDLEDPGIVRHRTPDWLMQPETDYEIEGFYRGVCFPCGTVVKDDTLFVYYGAGDKYCALATCRFSKLLDYLLQCPA from the coding sequence ATGAAGTTAGAACGGTTTGCCGGGAATCCCATTCTTGCGCCGCATCCGGACCATCCCTGGGAGGATTTGGCGGTGTTCAATCCCGCCGCGTATTATGACGCGGAAAAGGGGGAAGTTCTGTTGTTGTACCGCGCCGCGGAATCGCATCCGGATTACAAATGTTACTTCGGGCTGGCGAAAAGCCGGGATGGCTACCACTTTGAGCGCGTTTCCGACCGCCCGGCGATGGACATCAGCCGGGAGGGCTTTGACGGGGCCACGATTCAGGACCCGCGCATCGTCAAGATGGGGGAGTGGTTTTACGTCACTTATGCCTGCCGCCATTTTCCGTTTGGGCAGTTCTGGGTGCCCGGTGGACGCGACCGTTATGTGAAGCCAGACGTGGGCGAGGAGTTTCCGCGTTATTTGCGGCTCAACGCCACGCTGACGGGGCTGGCGATGACCCGGGATTTTCAGCACTGGATCCGGGCGGGCTGGATCACCAACCCGCTGCTGGACGATCGCGATGCCATTCTCTTTCCCGAAAAGGTCAACGGCAAGTTTGTGCTGATGCACCGGCCGCTGGAGTGGGTGGGGCCGGAATACGGCACGGAGCATCCCTGCGCGTGGATTGCGTTCAGCGATGATTTGCTGGGCTTTCCTTTTGTCCGCAGCAGGCTGCTGATTAAAAATAAATATCCCTGGGAGGCGGCCAAGCTGGGCATCAACACCCCGCCCATTCGCACGGCGCATGGATGGTTCACGTTGTATCACGCGGTGGGTCCGGACAAGTTTTACCGGCTGGGCGCTCTGTTGCTGGATTTGGAGGACCCGGGCATCGTGCGGCATCGCACACCGGACTGGCTCATGCAGCCGGAGACGGATTACGAAATCGAGGGGTTTTACCGCGGCGTATGTTTTCCGTGCGGGACGGTGGTGAAGGACGACACGCTGTTCGTGTACTATGGCGCCGGGGACAAATACTGCGCGCTGGCAACCTGTCGGTTCAGCAAGCTGCTGGATTATTTATTGCAATGCCCGGCGTAA
- a CDS encoding tRNA dihydrouridine synthase, with protein sequence MSLTLSPVDSFRSLWRRGAPVLALAPMQDVTTLPFIRLVHRYGGADYYVTEYFRVHASSRPEKDILRCVDENSTGRPMLAQMIGNDIPALIRTAQVLAQHPVAGIDLNLGCPAPVVYRKCAGGGLLREPERVDMILGKLREAITIPFTVKTRLGFASAEEFEKLLPIFARHGLDMLTVHGRTVADGYGGVVRYDLIAAAAAAMPCPVVANGNIFSPADAERVLQQTRARGLMLGRGAIRNPWLFRQIRERLAGQAVTLPTGREVLAYLHALDEALSTPDVSEACQVQALKKFSNQVGLGLPGAEAFLHDSRRARTRAEFFRICADHLDHEQPLALVPHH encoded by the coding sequence ATGAGTCTGACGCTGTCACCGGTGGATTCTTTTCGGTCTTTGTGGCGGCGCGGCGCGCCGGTGCTGGCGCTGGCGCCGATGCAGGATGTGACAACGCTGCCGTTTATCCGTCTGGTGCATCGGTATGGGGGGGCGGATTATTACGTGACGGAGTATTTCCGCGTGCATGCGTCGTCGCGTCCGGAGAAGGACATTTTGCGGTGTGTGGATGAAAATTCGACCGGGCGGCCCATGCTGGCGCAGATGATTGGGAATGACATTCCCGCGTTGATTCGCACGGCGCAGGTTCTGGCGCAGCATCCGGTGGCTGGCATAGATTTGAACTTGGGCTGCCCGGCGCCGGTGGTTTATCGCAAATGCGCGGGGGGCGGACTGTTGCGCGAGCCGGAGCGGGTGGACATGATTCTGGGCAAGCTGCGCGAGGCCATCACCATTCCGTTCACGGTCAAGACACGCCTGGGATTCGCCAGTGCGGAGGAGTTTGAGAAGTTGTTGCCCATTTTTGCGCGGCATGGGCTGGATATGTTGACGGTGCATGGGCGGACGGTGGCCGACGGCTACGGCGGGGTGGTGCGGTATGATTTGATTGCGGCGGCGGCGGCCGCCATGCCGTGTCCCGTCGTTGCCAACGGCAACATCTTCAGTCCGGCCGACGCGGAGCGGGTGTTGCAGCAAACCCGGGCGCGCGGCCTCATGCTGGGGCGCGGGGCGATTCGCAATCCGTGGCTGTTCCGGCAGATTCGCGAGCGCCTGGCCGGGCAGGCGGTGACGTTGCCCACGGGCCGCGAGGTGCTGGCTTATTTGCACGCGCTGGATGAAGCCCTTTCCACGCCGGACGTCAGCGAGGCCTGTCAGGTGCAGGCGCTCAAAAAGTTCAGCAATCAGGTGGGGCTGGGGTTGCCGGGGGCGGAGGCGTTTTTACATGACAGCCGGCGGGCGCGCACACGGGCTGAATTTTTCCGCATTTGCGCCGACCATCTGGACCATGAGCAGCCGCTGGCTCTGGTGCCACACCATTGA
- a CDS encoding RHS repeat-associated core domain-containing protein: MGDLGDIGFEVSHKMQVNEAIGGWAIVEEKNCPAVHGPRGELRTHVWGVDLSGTTQGTGSISGGLQAGLAHVVGLGEHTPPACALRRPAEGKLFLHTSNAATEQRSSEHECCPFGELLHATGPLAKDFHHLFSTKYFDWETGLSYYGHRYYSPTAGRWLSRDPMGERGGVNLYGYCHQNPVNVFDALGLFADFSLCNDKEKAALIKAEATLKANLLVTITTLSNYAVSKLVGSSPSFAARYASDSGFRSDYHSWYANISSVLHAVASGMAANKYEAECECFCLGDTMAYTRPWSPYDSDIHFCPKFFKASPDSQVDILLHELSHLYGGTDDPAPRGNFWPKWPLDASYIELLGTGNIDEYLGNTVNNFTRMK; encoded by the coding sequence ATGGGGGATTTGGGAGATATTGGGTTCGAGGTCAGCCACAAGATGCAGGTGAATGAAGCCATAGGTGGGTGGGCAATCGTGGAGGAGAAGAATTGTCCCGCAGTGCATGGGCCAAGGGGTGAGCTACGCACGCACGTATGGGGGGTGGATTTGTCGGGGACGACGCAGGGGACGGGTTCGATTTCAGGAGGGTTGCAAGCGGGGTTGGCGCACGTTGTTGGTCTCGGGGAGCACACGCCTCCGGCGTGTGCCCTTCGGCGTCCCGCCGAAGGGAAATTATTCCTCCACACGTCGAATGCGGCCACAGAGCAACGCTCGTCAGAACACGAATGCTGCCCGTTTGGCGAGCTTCTCCACGCCACGGGCCCCCTGGCCAAGGACTTCCATCATCTCTTCTCCACCAAATACTTTGACTGGGAAACCGGCCTCTCTTACTACGGCCACCGCTACTACTCCCCCACCGCCGGCAGGTGGCTTTCCAGAGACCCCATGGGGGAAAGAGGGGGAGTGAACCTCTACGGCTATTGCCATCAGAATCCAGTAAACGTTTTCGATGCTCTTGGTTTATTCGCTGACTTCAGCCTTTGTAACGACAAGGAAAAGGCGGCGCTGATAAAAGCCGAAGCTACCCTAAAAGCTAATTTGCTGGTTACGATCACGACGCTATCCAATTACGCTGTAAGCAAATTGGTTGGTTCCAGCCCTTCGTTCGCTGCGCGCTACGCTTCCGACTCAGGTTTCCGGTCGGACTACCATTCGTGGTATGCCAATATTTCATCTGTCTTGCATGCTGTTGCCAGCGGGATGGCAGCCAACAAGTATGAAGCAGAATGCGAATGTTTTTGCCTTGGGGATACAATGGCATACACGCGACCATGGAGTCCGTACGATAGTGATATTCATTTTTGTCCCAAATTCTTCAAGGCGTCTCCAGACTCGCAAGTGGACATCCTTTTGCATGAACTCTCGCATCTTTACGGCGGAACCGATGACCCTGCACCACGGGGAAACTTTTGGCCTAAGTGGCCGTTAGATGCAAGTTACATAGAATTGTTGGGCACAGGCAACATTGACGAGTACCTTGGAAATACTGTCAATAACTTCACGAGGATGAAATGA
- a CDS encoding DUF2779 domain-containing protein, with protein MSFFTENHYWAGRRCQKALYFLAQEAPATSFAVWDVAEQRRLLRLAAPLLPGPITVIAGDMETRLRQTQQCLKAGQAMLEAVLAHDGWLAEVDYLGPHPHGGWQIVSVIPQTTISPTARQRLAYQAKIVKAAGVDLVQVGLVTLNPIYCRAQRLDPSSLFLVEPNSQVGFHAVGELEEALDAYAQLLRASAPASIPLGPYCEEGGDCPFKARCWAGQLPEHNIFHLYQLSRQKAFKLYQAGHVSLQLLPKNLRTRNREAQLYAVQTGRPYVDRPALREFLGRLEYPLHCLDFETVNAAIPWLPGLSPFNMVPVQFSITHVRAPGAELEHEAFVCTGQSDPRAPMLDRLKSSLGNRGSILAYNAAFEQSVLESLVRWDTVRQSWYDSLRPRWVDMLEPFKNFYCYFAQQKGSCSLKEVLPAVTGRGYEDLAIRDGHQATQAWLRLLFDRLSAEEEARVRQDLMAYCRRDTDALAWLVQALRAWV; from the coding sequence TTGAGTTTTTTCACCGAAAACCATTACTGGGCCGGGCGCCGATGCCAGAAAGCCCTTTATTTCCTGGCACAGGAGGCGCCGGCCACCTCCTTTGCAGTCTGGGATGTGGCAGAACAACGGCGGCTGCTGCGCCTGGCCGCCCCGTTGTTGCCCGGCCCCATCACGGTGATTGCGGGGGACATGGAAACTCGCCTGCGCCAGACGCAGCAATGCCTGAAAGCCGGCCAGGCCATGTTGGAGGCCGTGCTGGCGCACGATGGCTGGCTGGCCGAAGTGGATTACCTGGGGCCGCATCCCCACGGCGGCTGGCAGATTGTTTCGGTGATACCGCAAACGACGATATCGCCCACCGCCCGGCAACGGCTGGCCTACCAGGCGAAGATTGTGAAAGCGGCGGGGGTGGACCTGGTTCAGGTGGGGCTGGTCACCCTCAACCCCATCTATTGCCGCGCACAACGGTTGGACCCCTCCAGTTTGTTCCTGGTCGAGCCGAACAGCCAGGTGGGATTCCATGCCGTCGGCGAGTTGGAGGAGGCCCTGGACGCTTACGCGCAGCTCCTGCGGGCGTCGGCGCCGGCGTCCATTCCGCTGGGCCCTTACTGCGAAGAGGGGGGCGACTGTCCCTTCAAGGCCCGTTGCTGGGCCGGGCAACTGCCGGAGCACAACATCTTTCACTTGTATCAGCTCAGCCGCCAGAAGGCCTTCAAGCTGTATCAGGCGGGTCACGTTTCCCTGCAACTGCTGCCCAAAAACCTGCGCACACGAAATCGCGAGGCGCAGCTTTACGCCGTGCAGACCGGGCGCCCCTATGTGGACCGCCCCGCGTTGCGTGAATTTCTGGGCCGGCTCGAATACCCGCTGCATTGTCTGGACTTCGAGACGGTCAATGCCGCCATTCCCTGGCTGCCCGGGCTGTCGCCGTTCAACATGGTGCCCGTGCAATTTTCCATCACCCACGTCCGAGCGCCGGGGGCTGAGCTGGAGCACGAGGCGTTTGTTTGCACCGGCCAGAGCGATCCCCGGGCGCCCATGCTGGACCGGTTAAAATCCAGCCTGGGCAATCGCGGCAGCATTCTGGCGTACAACGCCGCCTTCGAGCAATCGGTCCTCGAGTCGCTGGTGCGTTGGGATACAGTCAGGCAAAGTTGGTATGACTCCCTGCGTCCACGGTGGGTGGACATGCTCGAGCCGTTCAAGAATTTCTATTGCTACTTCGCCCAACAAAAGGGCAGTTGCTCGTTGAAGGAGGTGCTGCCGGCCGTGACGGGCCGGGGCTATGAGGATTTGGCCATTCGGGACGGTCACCAGGCCACGCAGGCATGGCTTAGGCTCCTTTTTGACCGGCTGTCCGCGGAGGAGGAGGCCAGGGTGCGACAGGATTTGATGGCCTATTGCCGCCGGGACACTGACGCTCTGGCCTGGCTGGTGCAGGCCCTGCGGGCATGGGTGTAA